A single Cupriavidus sp. D39 DNA region contains:
- the cbiB gene encoding adenosylcobinamide-phosphate synthase CbiB, giving the protein MSSLSWLSSWWPFPLFSWQACVAAAVAGVLLDQWLGEPRRWHPLVGFGRLAAALERRLNHGGAPLRQRLTGLAAWALMVLVPAALAALLVHAAAQLSAVLAWLLQALALYAALGARSLAQHIAPIATALAQGNLAEARQLTARIVSRDTTDADTEALARAACESALENGNDAIFGALFWFLVGGAPVVIAYRLANTLDAMWGYRTPRLVYFGWAAARLDDVLNLAPARLTALSYALLGRTAQALRCWRAQAPAWSSPNAGPVMAAGAGAVGVALGGPARYHGEWEQRPPLGMGHAPGAADVHACLRLVQRTLWLWLAAAGASAALLHYGIA; this is encoded by the coding sequence ATGTCTTCGCTGTCGTGGCTGTCTTCATGGTGGCCGTTTCCCCTATTCAGCTGGCAGGCCTGCGTGGCCGCTGCCGTGGCCGGCGTGTTGCTGGACCAATGGCTGGGCGAGCCGCGCCGCTGGCATCCGCTGGTTGGCTTCGGCCGCCTTGCGGCTGCACTTGAACGCCGCCTGAACCACGGCGGCGCGCCGCTGCGCCAGCGGCTCACCGGCCTGGCCGCCTGGGCGCTGATGGTGCTGGTGCCGGCTGCGCTGGCCGCCCTGCTGGTGCACGCTGCCGCGCAGCTCAGCGCGGTGCTGGCGTGGCTGCTGCAAGCGCTGGCACTCTACGCGGCACTGGGCGCGCGCAGCCTGGCCCAGCATATCGCGCCGATCGCCACGGCGCTAGCGCAAGGCAATCTTGCCGAGGCGCGCCAGTTGACAGCACGCATCGTCTCGCGCGACACCACCGACGCGGATACCGAAGCGCTGGCCCGCGCCGCCTGCGAATCGGCGCTGGAGAATGGCAACGACGCCATCTTCGGCGCCTTGTTCTGGTTCCTGGTGGGCGGCGCGCCGGTTGTGATCGCCTATCGCCTTGCCAACACGCTGGACGCGATGTGGGGCTACCGCACGCCGCGCCTCGTGTATTTCGGCTGGGCGGCTGCGCGGCTTGACGACGTGCTCAACCTGGCGCCCGCCCGCCTGACCGCGCTCTCGTACGCGCTGCTCGGGCGCACCGCCCAGGCGCTGCGCTGCTGGCGCGCGCAGGCGCCAGCGTGGTCCAGCCCCAACGCGGGCCCGGTCATGGCGGCCGGCGCCGGCGCCGTCGGCGTGGCGCTGGGCGGCCCCGCCCGCTACCACGGCGAGTGGGAGCAGCGTCCGCCGCTGGGCATGGGGCACGCGCCCGGCGCGGCCGATGTGCACGCCTGCCTGCGCCTGGTTCAACGCACGCTGTGGCTATGGCTGGCCGCCGCCGGCGCCAGCGCCGCTCTCCTCCACTACGGCATCGCATGA
- the cobU gene encoding bifunctional adenosylcobinamide kinase/adenosylcobinamide-phosphate guanylyltransferase, with translation MTPVNASATATATEPASAASHAPASERSPQAAAVPHAAANPGRARQLTLVLGGARSGKSHFAEQMATDHAAATGGPVTYIATARHDQDSADEEMEVRIALHRARRPAEWGLVEAPLHLADALYAHATHDGCILVDCVTLWLNNLLFLDARSYPEHGLVTPPAAFTEEIDALLSALPTLPGHVILVSNEIGFGVVPMGAITRFYVDELGRLNQKLAAAADRVRLLVAGIPVSVKGAGPA, from the coding sequence ATGACCCCGGTCAACGCTTCCGCCACCGCCACCGCCACCGAGCCCGCCAGCGCAGCCAGCCATGCGCCGGCCAGCGAACGCTCGCCCCAGGCCGCAGCCGTGCCGCACGCCGCTGCCAACCCCGGCCGCGCGCGCCAGCTCACGCTGGTGCTGGGCGGCGCGCGCTCCGGCAAGAGCCACTTTGCCGAGCAGATGGCCACCGACCATGCCGCTGCCACCGGCGGCCCCGTTACCTATATCGCAACCGCGCGCCACGACCAGGACAGCGCCGACGAAGAGATGGAGGTGCGCATCGCGCTGCACCGCGCCCGGCGCCCGGCCGAGTGGGGCCTGGTCGAGGCGCCGCTGCATCTGGCGGATGCGCTATATGCCCACGCCACCCACGATGGCTGCATCCTGGTCGACTGCGTCACGCTGTGGCTCAACAACCTGCTGTTCCTCGATGCGCGCAGTTATCCCGAGCATGGCCTGGTAACGCCGCCGGCCGCCTTCACCGAGGAAATCGACGCGCTGCTGTCAGCGCTGCCCACCCTGCCCGGCCATGTGATCCTGGTCTCCAACGAAATCGGCTTCGGCGTGGTGCCGATGGGCGCCATCACCCGCTTCTATGTCGACGAGCTGGGCCGCCTGAACCAGAAGCTGGCCGCCGCCGCGGACCGCGTGCGCCTGCTGGTGGCCGGCATCCCTGTCAGCGTGAAAGGCGCCGGCCCGGCGTGA